A window of Microcystis aeruginosa FD4 contains these coding sequences:
- the chlP gene encoding geranylgeranyl reductase: MLRVAVVGSGPAGSSAAETLAKAGIETYLFERKLDNAKPCGGAIPLCMVSEFDLPPEIIDRRVRKMKMISPSNVEVDINLDNQDEYIGMCRREVLDGFMRERAHKLGAHLINGTVYGLDIPTNSTDPYTLHYADHSHGNSQGEMKSLKVDVVIGADGANSRIAKAIDAGDYNYAIAFQERIRLPQDKMAYYEDLAEMYVGKDVSPDFYAWVFPKYDHVAVGTGTMKVNKAMIKDLQAGIRARAARRLEGGEIIRVEAHPIPEHPRPRRVVGRVALVGDAAGTVTKSSGEGIYFAAKSARMCAETIVEVTNGGQRIPTEEELKLYLKRWDKKYGMTYLVLDILQRVFYRTDATREAFVEMCSDKDVQKMTFDSYLYKTVVPANPLVQMKITAKTIGSLLRGNALAP, translated from the coding sequence GTGTTAAGAGTCGCTGTTGTGGGTTCAGGGCCGGCCGGTTCTTCGGCGGCAGAAACATTAGCTAAAGCAGGCATTGAAACCTATTTATTTGAACGCAAATTAGATAATGCTAAACCCTGTGGTGGAGCGATTCCTCTCTGTATGGTGAGCGAATTTGACCTACCTCCTGAAATTATCGATCGCCGGGTGAGAAAAATGAAAATGATCTCCCCCTCTAACGTCGAAGTCGATATTAATCTCGATAATCAAGACGAATATATCGGAATGTGTCGTCGGGAAGTCCTCGACGGTTTTATGAGAGAACGCGCCCATAAATTAGGAGCGCATTTAATCAACGGAACCGTTTACGGTCTCGACATTCCCACCAATAGCACCGATCCCTATACCCTACACTACGCCGATCACTCCCACGGCAATTCTCAAGGGGAAATGAAATCTCTGAAGGTGGATGTGGTTATCGGTGCGGACGGTGCTAATTCTCGCATTGCTAAAGCTATTGATGCCGGGGATTACAACTATGCGATCGCTTTCCAAGAACGCATCCGTCTTCCCCAAGACAAAATGGCCTACTACGAAGATCTGGCCGAAATGTATGTAGGAAAAGACGTATCCCCCGACTTCTACGCTTGGGTATTCCCCAAATACGATCACGTCGCCGTCGGTACTGGCACAATGAAGGTCAATAAAGCCATGATTAAAGACCTACAAGCTGGTATTCGCGCTCGCGCGGCCCGTCGTCTGGAAGGGGGCGAAATCATCCGCGTGGAGGCTCACCCCATCCCTGAACATCCCCGTCCTCGCCGTGTAGTTGGTCGTGTAGCCCTCGTTGGTGATGCTGCGGGAACCGTTACTAAGTCTTCGGGAGAAGGCATCTATTTCGCCGCTAAATCGGCGCGGATGTGTGCGGAAACCATTGTCGAAGTCACCAACGGCGGCCAACGTATTCCCACAGAGGAGGAGTTAAAACTCTACCTGAAGCGTTGGGATAAGAAATACGGTATGACCTATCTGGTGTTAGATATCCTGCAACGGGTTTTCTACCGTACCGATGCCACCCGGGAAGCTTTTGTGGAAATGTGTTCCGATAAGGACGTACAGAAGATGACTTTTGACAGTTATCTCTATAAAACCGTTGTTCCCGCTAATCCTCTCGTACAGATGAAGATTACTGCTAAAACCATCGGTTCTCTCCTGCGCGGTAACGCTTTAGCTCCTTAA
- a CDS encoding class III poly(R)-hydroxyalkanoic acid synthase subunit PhaC — translation MWPFLTQVKLEDFTQDYLELTQKNLKGLDNLKRVKEEDIQCGVSEKEAVYREDKIILYHFKPVVEKPFEIPLLMVYALVNRPYMVDLQEGRSLVANLLKLGLDIYLIDWGYPTRSDRWLTLDDYINGYVDNCVDFIRQSHHLDKINLLGICQGGTFSLCYSSLYPDKVKNLVTMVTPVDFYQTETLLNMRGGCSLGSEALDIDLMVDTMGNIPGDFLNLEFLELKPLQLGYQKYLDFPDIMEDESKLVNFLRMEKWIFDSPDQAGESYRQFLKDFYQQNKLIKGEVMLGDKRVDLHNLTMPILNLYADKDHLVPPASSLALGNYIGTSDYTACAFPVGHIGMYVSGKVQRDLPPAISDWLKARA, via the coding sequence ATGTGGCCATTTTTGACGCAAGTGAAACTGGAAGATTTTACCCAAGATTATCTAGAATTAACTCAGAAAAATCTCAAAGGTTTAGACAATCTCAAACGAGTTAAAGAAGAAGATATTCAGTGTGGAGTCTCGGAAAAAGAAGCAGTTTATCGGGAAGATAAAATCATTCTCTACCACTTTAAACCCGTGGTTGAAAAACCCTTCGAGATTCCCTTGCTGATGGTTTATGCTTTGGTCAATCGTCCCTACATGGTAGATTTACAGGAAGGGCGTTCTTTAGTGGCCAATCTGCTGAAATTAGGCTTAGATATCTACTTAATTGATTGGGGATATCCCACCAGAAGCGATCGCTGGTTAACCCTTGATGATTATATCAATGGTTATGTGGATAATTGCGTCGATTTTATTCGTCAAAGTCATCATCTCGACAAGATTAATCTGTTAGGAATTTGTCAGGGAGGAACCTTTAGTTTATGCTATAGTTCCCTCTATCCCGATAAGGTAAAAAATCTGGTGACAATGGTGACACCGGTGGACTTTTATCAAACCGAGACCCTCTTAAATATGCGCGGGGGGTGTTCCCTGGGTTCCGAAGCGTTAGACATCGATTTAATGGTAGATACTATGGGAAATATCCCGGGAGATTTTCTCAACTTAGAGTTTCTGGAATTGAAACCTTTGCAGTTAGGTTATCAGAAATACCTCGATTTTCCTGACATCATGGAAGACGAATCAAAATTAGTTAATTTTCTGCGTATGGAAAAATGGATTTTTGATAGTCCCGACCAAGCGGGAGAATCCTATCGACAGTTTCTCAAGGATTTCTATCAGCAAAATAAACTGATTAAAGGGGAAGTGATGTTAGGAGATAAACGGGTAGATTTACACAATCTGACCATGCCAATTCTCAATCTTTATGCGGATAAAGATCACCTTGTACCTCCCGCTTCTTCCCTCGCTTTAGGGAATTATATCGGTACTTCTGACTATACCGCTTGTGCTTTCCCGGTCGGACATATCGGAATGTATGTCAGTGGCAAAGTGCAACGGGATTTACCCCCCGCTATTAGCGATTGGTTGAAAGCAAGAGCTTAA
- the phaE gene encoding class III poly(R)-hydroxyalkanoic acid synthase subunit PhaE gives MDKPTQAWSEMATDYVNLWTETGAKMWSSWFDMMGAIPTPMGNIKPELQEATQRYFDNRDLLIKFLKLSMEAWESIFPKMQTGEDWQTILDNYTQQMRGQLNSFTATTSQSSQDVSQLWTIYLQQLQSLNHLWFDPLVLSNDTITKAWLGNTSSLIELNNIYWQKFYDETFGQWLQMPLLGLPREFNRKLLDSFETWRILYQASINYQIVLADIQVKSFEALTKKLVFLAEKGQPVKDWREFQDVWSVVADDIFEKAFCQPENLKVRGKFINSLNDYRLKQQDLMEIYLRSMNLPTRSEVDEIHRTIYELRKEVKSLKKTLGEKKEIESNN, from the coding sequence ATGGATAAACCGACACAAGCTTGGAGTGAGATGGCCACCGATTACGTCAATCTTTGGACGGAAACTGGCGCAAAAATGTGGTCAAGTTGGTTTGATATGATGGGGGCGATACCGACTCCTATGGGCAATATTAAACCAGAATTGCAAGAGGCAACCCAGCGCTATTTTGATAATCGGGATTTATTGATCAAATTCCTAAAATTATCGATGGAAGCTTGGGAAAGTATCTTTCCGAAAATGCAAACAGGAGAAGACTGGCAAACAATTTTAGATAATTATACCCAACAGATGCGCGGTCAACTGAATAGTTTTACTGCCACCACTTCCCAAAGTAGTCAAGATGTCAGTCAACTATGGACAATTTACCTGCAACAATTGCAAAGTCTCAATCATTTATGGTTCGATCCTTTGGTGCTGTCAAATGACACAATAACCAAAGCTTGGTTAGGTAACACTTCTTCTTTAATCGAACTCAATAATATCTATTGGCAGAAGTTTTATGATGAAACTTTTGGCCAATGGTTGCAGATGCCTTTATTGGGATTGCCGCGAGAATTTAACCGCAAATTACTCGATAGTTTTGAAACTTGGCGCATTCTTTATCAAGCTAGTATTAACTATCAAATTGTGCTGGCTGATATTCAAGTTAAATCCTTTGAAGCTTTAACTAAAAAATTAGTTTTCCTAGCAGAAAAAGGTCAACCTGTCAAGGATTGGCGAGAATTTCAAGATGTGTGGAGTGTCGTCGCTGATGATATTTTTGAAAAGGCTTTTTGTCAACCAGAAAACCTAAAAGTAAGAGGAAAATTTATTAATTCCCTCAATGATTATCGCCTCAAACAGCAGGATTTAATGGAAATTTACCTGCGCTCAATGAATCTGCCTACCCGCAGCGAAGTCGATGAAATTCATCGGACTATCTATGAATTACGCAAAGAGGTAAAAAGTCTCAAAAAAACTTTAGGAGAAAAAAAAGAAATAGAAAGTAACAATTAG
- a CDS encoding BrnT family toxin: protein MENVFVIVPAKLLDSVGEFRFLTIGQSKLQKLLVISHTERENEIRLISARLASKQERKNYESGV, encoded by the coding sequence ATGGAAAATGTGTTTGTTATTGTCCCTGCTAAGTTGCTTGATTCAGTGGGTGAGTTTCGTTTTCTGACGATAGGACAGTCAAAATTACAAAAGTTGTTAGTCATATCCCATACAGAAAGAGAAAATGAGATTCGCTTAATTAGCGCCCGTTTAGCTAGTAAACAGGAGAGAAAAAATTATGAATCAGGAGTCTGA
- the phaB gene encoding acetoacetyl-CoA reductase PhaB: protein MVSLGLEEKVIVVTGGNRGIGAAIVSLLIDLGAKVAYTDLATDNPQGLGIVADVTKLESMAAAAQQIEAELGPVYGIVANAGITRDNFFPKLTPLDWDLVINVNLKGVNHTIKPFIEGMYERQAGSIVCISSISGDRGNAGQTNYAATKAAVIGLVKSLAREAARYNIRANAIAPGFINTEMTLAIPEKVRDKITAEIPCRRFGEPADIAWATAYLLSPIASSYVSGEVLRVNGAHHT from the coding sequence ATGGTATCTCTGGGACTAGAGGAGAAAGTTATCGTCGTCACCGGCGGAAATCGAGGCATTGGGGCGGCTATTGTCTCTCTTTTGATAGATTTGGGGGCCAAGGTGGCCTACACCGATTTAGCCACCGATAATCCCCAGGGTTTAGGCATCGTTGCCGACGTGACTAAGTTGGAATCGATGGCAGCGGCAGCTCAACAAATTGAAGCGGAATTGGGGCCAGTGTATGGCATCGTCGCTAACGCGGGGATTACCAGAGATAACTTTTTCCCTAAATTAACGCCGCTAGATTGGGATTTAGTGATTAATGTCAACTTAAAAGGGGTTAATCACACGATTAAGCCGTTTATTGAGGGAATGTACGAACGACAAGCGGGATCGATCGTTTGTATTAGTTCTATTTCCGGTGATCGCGGTAATGCCGGCCAAACTAATTACGCGGCCACAAAAGCGGCAGTTATCGGTTTAGTCAAATCCTTAGCGCGAGAAGCTGCCCGTTATAATATTCGCGCCAATGCGATTGCGCCGGGGTTTATTAACACGGAAATGACTTTAGCGATTCCCGAGAAAGTTCGCGATAAAATCACCGCCGAAATTCCCTGTCGTCGCTTCGGTGAACCCGCCGATATCGCCTGGGCAACTGCTTATTTACTCTCTCCTATTGCCAGCAGTTATGTCTCTGGAGAAGTCCTCAGAGTTAATGGGGCCCATCACACCTAA
- the phaA gene encoding acetyl-CoA acetyltransferase PhaA: MQEVYIVAAVRTPIGRFGGGLIGLSPADLGATVMKSALEIANLPPEALDLYIFGNVLGSGHGQLIPRQAAIKAGIPVSVDGYRVDMVCSSGMMAVSNAATSIRAGEADLVLAGGIESMSQTGFFLSHRARWGYKSLMGAPEQLTDLLVHDGLTDATTGEGMGSQVDRLCLDRGVSRQALDEIAALSHQRAATATEKGWFKGEIVPIEIKSKKGSTIIDQDEGIRPDSTPEGLGKLRTAFNPSGVLTAGNSSQISDGAAAILLASQKAVDQYGLKPIAKILGGAVGAGKTERFPEFSVLAVKKLLASLDKTLEDFDLVENNEAFALNNLLFEMDLGLAREKQNVHGGAIALGHPIGASGARILVTLINALQVQDKTLGMAAICHGTGGGTAIAIERV, translated from the coding sequence ATGCAAGAAGTTTATATCGTGGCCGCTGTCCGGACTCCAATTGGTCGTTTTGGTGGGGGATTAATCGGATTATCCCCGGCCGATTTAGGGGCAACAGTGATGAAATCCGCCCTAGAAATCGCTAATTTGCCCCCAGAAGCCCTAGATTTGTACATTTTCGGCAATGTTTTGGGATCGGGTCATGGTCAGTTAATTCCCCGACAAGCGGCGATTAAAGCGGGAATTCCCGTAAGCGTGGACGGATATCGGGTGGATATGGTTTGTTCTTCGGGAATGATGGCCGTTAGTAACGCTGCCACCTCAATTCGCGCAGGAGAAGCGGATCTCGTCCTCGCCGGTGGCATCGAATCCATGTCCCAAACTGGCTTTTTTCTCTCCCATCGGGCCCGGTGGGGTTATAAATCCCTCATGGGTGCGCCGGAACAATTAACGGATCTATTAGTCCACGATGGCTTAACCGATGCTACCACGGGTGAGGGTATGGGTTCCCAAGTCGATCGCCTCTGTCTCGATCGCGGGGTTTCTCGGCAAGCATTAGACGAAATTGCCGCTTTATCCCACCAAAGAGCGGCCACAGCCACAGAAAAAGGCTGGTTTAAGGGCGAAATCGTGCCAATTGAGATCAAATCTAAGAAAGGTTCCACAATTATTGATCAAGATGAGGGTATTCGTCCCGATAGTACCCCAGAAGGGTTAGGAAAACTGCGGACGGCTTTTAATCCGTCGGGAGTTTTAACCGCGGGGAATAGTAGTCAGATTTCCGATGGGGCCGCCGCTATCCTTTTAGCCAGTCAAAAAGCTGTGGATCAGTACGGTTTAAAACCAATTGCCAAAATCCTTGGCGGTGCTGTGGGTGCTGGAAAAACCGAGCGCTTCCCAGAATTCTCCGTCCTAGCGGTGAAAAAATTACTGGCATCCCTAGATAAAACGCTCGAAGACTTCGATTTAGTGGAAAATAACGAAGCTTTTGCCTTAAATAATCTGCTTTTTGAGATGGATCTGGGGTTAGCGAGGGAAAAACAAAACGTTCACGGTGGTGCGATCGCATTAGGTCATCCCATCGGTGCTTCCGGAGCGCGGATTCTGGTGACGTTAATTAACGCTTTGCAAGTACAGGATAAAACCCTCGGTATGGCGGCCATCTGTCATGGGACCGGTGGCGGAACAGCGATCGCAATTGAAAGAGTTTAG
- a CDS encoding FAD-dependent oxidoreductase: MDLVKRLVFIGGGHSHAIALRLWGQSPLKNVQLTLISDVTHTPYSGMLPGHIAGFYDFAETHIDLPSLARYSQAQFCLATANFIDTEKCQVICNNSSPIPFDYLSIDIGSIPAVDNVIGAKEYAIPAKPVPIFREGWQEILKKAVSNPNNPLNIVIVGGGAGGVELALNMQSRLAKIINSSSNLNLSLIHRGKKLLPAHNNWVGQRLEKIFKQRGIRLYLSTNVIEVRPDQVICSSGLVLPIDYTIWVTAASAPSWIKESGLLTDEKGFILVNNYLQSLSHPHIFAVGDIATIPDYPRPKAGVFAVRQGKPLYDNLQRILQNRPLTPYFPQKNYLSLIGTGDQKAIASWGGFGWQSPLLWLWKDRIDRAFMRQFDTLYDTLPKSR, translated from the coding sequence ATGGATTTAGTCAAGCGCCTAGTTTTTATCGGTGGGGGTCATAGTCATGCGATCGCCCTTCGTCTTTGGGGACAATCACCCCTCAAAAACGTTCAATTAACTTTAATTAGTGATGTCACCCATACCCCCTATTCGGGAATGTTACCCGGTCACATCGCCGGTTTTTATGATTTTGCTGAGACTCATATCGATTTACCTTCTCTAGCTAGGTATTCTCAAGCGCAATTCTGTTTAGCTACAGCTAATTTCATAGATACGGAAAAATGTCAAGTAATTTGTAATAATTCTTCACCAATTCCCTTTGATTATCTCTCGATCGATATCGGCAGCATCCCGGCAGTAGATAATGTTATCGGTGCTAAAGAGTACGCTATTCCCGCCAAACCAGTGCCGATTTTTCGGGAAGGATGGCAAGAAATCCTGAAAAAAGCGGTTAGTAACCCTAATAATCCTCTCAATATCGTCATTGTGGGTGGTGGCGCGGGCGGGGTAGAATTAGCTTTAAATATGCAGTCCCGTTTGGCTAAAATTATCAACTCTAGCAGTAATTTGAATTTATCTCTAATTCATCGAGGAAAAAAACTACTACCAGCCCATAATAATTGGGTCGGTCAACGTTTAGAGAAGATTTTTAAACAAAGGGGAATTAGATTATATTTATCAACGAATGTAATAGAGGTAAGACCAGATCAAGTTATCTGTTCATCGGGGTTAGTTTTACCCATAGATTATACAATTTGGGTAACAGCTGCCTCGGCCCCTAGTTGGATTAAAGAGTCGGGATTACTGACAGATGAAAAAGGTTTTATTTTAGTGAATAATTATCTGCAATCTCTTTCCCATCCCCATATTTTTGCCGTGGGAGATATTGCCACGATTCCAGATTATCCCCGTCCGAAAGCGGGAGTTTTTGCCGTCCGACAAGGAAAACCTTTATACGATAATTTACAAAGAATTCTGCAAAATCGGCCCTTAACACCCTATTTTCCCCAGAAAAATTATCTGAGTTTAATCGGTACAGGAGACCAAAAAGCGATCGCATCTTGGGGCGGTTTTGGATGGCAATCACCGTTATTATGGTTATGGAAAGATCGGATCGATCGAGCTTTTATGAGACAATTTGATACGCTCTACGATACTTTACCAAAATCTCGATGA
- a CDS encoding DUF2442 domain-containing protein: protein MVTLAQPKIVSVTVTDDTLSVDLEDGRTIAVPIGWYPRLAHGSPAERVNVQISGGGYGMYWPELDEDIGIEGLLLGKQSTESATSFKRWLQRRKAKQY from the coding sequence GTGGTGACACTGGCCCAGCCTAAAATAGTTAGTGTCACGGTGACAGATGATACCCTGTCTGTTGACCTCGAAGACGGTCGTACCATTGCTGTCCCGATTGGTTGGTATCCGCGTCTGGCTCATGGTAGTCCGGCTGAGCGTGTTAATGTTCAAATTAGCGGTGGAGGTTATGGTATGTATTGGCCAGAACTCGATGAGGATATCGGTATTGAAGGATTGTTGCTTGGCAAACAATCTACAGAAAGTGCTACTTCGTTCAAACGCTGGTTACAGCGGCGTAAAGCCAAGCAATATTAA
- a CDS encoding DUF4160 domain-containing protein produces the protein MPTALRTGPYRFYFYSYDCHEPRHIHADRENRSAKFWLDPDVTLATNHGYNRRELRDIERIIREHLEVLRHEWDDFCGGDTGPA, from the coding sequence ATGCCGACGGCCTTACGGACTGGTCCTTACCGCTTCTACTTCTATTCCTATGATTGCCATGAACCACGACATATACACGCAGATCGAGAGAACCGAAGCGCCAAATTCTGGCTAGATCCCGATGTCACACTGGCAACAAATCACGGTTATAATCGCAGAGAGTTGCGTGACATTGAGCGTATAATCCGTGAACATCTGGAGGTATTGAGACATGAATGGGATGATTTCTGCGGTGGTGACACTGGCCCAGCCTAA
- a CDS encoding nuclease-related domain-containing protein: MAKMFPPDAPSNPDLRGESEVYHLLSQLDDDFYIFQDRYWIFKNKDGARTERETDFLLVHPQKGLLIIEVKGGTRFSYDGEHDQWKSGDNISYQNPYKKQLANSKKLPLFLRGKLPSLKNRWIPCGYAICFPHIDILEGNLALFMERDVTLFRDDLKNLGEKINEIYSHYSNNSHQPLGKKIVEEIKTLITPKSEFRKSLSAELEDEGQTIIKLTKEQQEILDGFYKVKTPILIDGPAGTGKTQLAISQAILDIQFDRLVLFITNSQDSKDYIYKEISLNKVKKPVRQFQEVSTDYYITDEYLIRVCGKKFFLGAGCRV; this comes from the coding sequence ATGGCTAAAATGTTTCCCCCAGATGCGCCTTCTAATCCTGATTTACGGGGAGAATCAGAAGTATATCATTTACTATCTCAACTTGACGATGATTTTTACATTTTTCAAGACAGATACTGGATTTTTAAGAATAAAGATGGAGCTAGAACTGAAAGAGAAACGGATTTCTTGTTAGTTCATCCCCAGAAAGGTCTATTGATTATTGAAGTCAAGGGAGGAACTCGATTTTCTTACGACGGGGAACATGATCAGTGGAAATCGGGAGATAATATTTCTTATCAAAATCCCTACAAAAAACAATTAGCTAACTCAAAAAAATTGCCGTTATTTCTAAGAGGTAAACTACCTAGTTTGAAAAATCGTTGGATACCTTGTGGATATGCAATTTGTTTTCCTCATATTGATATTTTAGAGGGAAATTTAGCTCTCTTTATGGAAAGAGACGTTACTTTATTTAGAGATGATCTGAAAAATCTAGGTGAGAAAATCAACGAAATATATAGTCATTATAGTAATAATAGTCATCAACCTCTTGGCAAAAAGATAGTAGAAGAAATTAAAACGTTAATTACCCCTAAATCAGAATTTAGAAAATCCCTAAGTGCAGAACTAGAAGATGAGGGACAAACTATAATTAAGCTGACTAAAGAGCAACAAGAAATTTTAGATGGTTTTTATAAAGTTAAAACTCCAATCCTTATTGATGGACCTGCGGGAACAGGAAAAACTCAACTCGCAATCTCACAAGCTATTTTAGATATTCAATTTGATAGATTGGTTTTATTCATTACTAATTCTCAGGATTCAAAAGATTATATCTATAAGGAAATTTCGCTTAATAAAGTAAAAAAGCCTGTCAGACAGTTTCAGGAAGTCAGCACAGATTATTACATAACTGATGAATACTTAATTAGGGTTTGCGGCAAAAAGTTTTTCCTGGGGGCGGGGTGTAGGGTGTAG